The following are encoded together in the Arcobacter aquimarinus genome:
- a CDS encoding beta-ketoacyl synthase chain length factor, whose protein sequence is MKINLEILESSYLFGNKEIENLNTKELVPTMVLRRRLTKAAKLVIELINNVNFNNGRIIYGTAYGELLATSNILNAILKNDILSPTDFQNSVYNTAVSYSSILFKNNSEILTISSGDETSLKALKVGAIKALDGDELLLICTETLNIDNIEEVNNCIEYLEVAVALKVRVTDQAATIDINNISNEGFPKSVEHFMYIAKKFSNDKKNIIEVDL, encoded by the coding sequence ATGAAAATAAATTTAGAAATATTAGAAAGCTCATATTTATTTGGGAATAAAGAAATAGAAAATCTTAATACAAAAGAGTTAGTTCCCACAATGGTATTAAGAAGAAGATTAACAAAAGCTGCAAAATTAGTTATCGAATTAATTAATAATGTAAATTTTAATAATGGAAGAATAATTTACGGTACAGCTTATGGAGAACTTTTAGCTACATCAAATATTTTAAATGCCATATTAAAAAATGATATATTATCTCCAACAGATTTTCAAAATTCTGTATACAATACTGCTGTTTCTTATTCATCTATTTTATTTAAAAATAATAGTGAAATTTTAACAATTTCTTCAGGTGATGAAACTTCTTTAAAAGCTTTAAAAGTGGGTGCGATAAAAGCACTAGATGGAGATGAATTGTTATTAATTTGTACAGAAACATTAAATATTGACAATATAGAAGAAGTGAACAATTGTATAGAATATTTGGAAGTTGCAGTTGCGTTAAAAGTTAGAGTTACAGATCAAGCTGCAACAATAGATATAAATAATATTTCAAATGAAGGTTTTCCAAAATCAGTGGAGCACTTTATGTATATTGCAAAAAAATTTTCAAATGATAAAAAAAATATTATTGAAGTTGATTTATAA
- a CDS encoding alpha/beta fold hydrolase has product MKTLSKITLFLILISSYLSANIFYIDEPVLNSKVYMEIHGDKKNEAIVFVHGLGDEASTIWKDSVEKLKENYYVIIFDLPGFGKSSKSSAEYTPEKYALVLDYIVSKYINKPFYLIGHSMGGAISIKYTTLFENKIKKLFLINSAGILHRDAYGEFLIKVGVDKFVDAKESDFLNTKITNFMSKVTNGLNKMVNVDLYTIVRNDELRQLVFQKNSTAIAAIGLMTEVFFDINKINVPTLILWGENDDVVPIRVGYILNKLIKNSNLEVIKNSGHVPILDSKEVYLNYLDKFLNKEIEKKEKNQTKVYSKDEKTIIANNTKINCNSRILKIIDSKNLQLNNCNLEKLIIVNSTVSLIDSNINSDNVAISATNSILNITSSDIKGRIAIELNNSKLDIAGTNLVSSEISILSKGINQVIFSLTTLIGPITTKVFHKKVTMQNNNKF; this is encoded by the coding sequence ATGAAAACTCTAAGTAAAATCACTCTTTTTCTAATTTTAATTAGCTCATATTTATCTGCTAATATATTTTATATAGATGAACCTGTTCTTAATAGTAAAGTTTATATGGAAATACATGGCGATAAAAAGAATGAAGCAATTGTTTTTGTTCATGGATTAGGTGATGAAGCTTCTACAATCTGGAAAGATAGTGTTGAAAAGTTAAAAGAAAATTATTATGTAATAATTTTTGATTTACCTGGATTTGGAAAATCTTCTAAAAGTAGTGCTGAATATACTCCTGAAAAATATGCTTTAGTTCTTGATTATATTGTTTCAAAATATATTAATAAACCTTTTTATTTGATTGGTCATTCAATGGGTGGTGCAATTAGTATAAAGTATACGACATTATTTGAAAATAAAATAAAAAAATTATTTTTAATAAATTCAGCTGGTATTTTACATCGAGATGCTTATGGAGAATTTTTAATTAAAGTAGGAGTTGATAAATTTGTTGATGCAAAAGAGAGTGATTTTTTAAACACTAAAATAACAAATTTTATGTCAAAAGTTACAAATGGATTAAATAAGATGGTTAATGTTGATTTATATACCATCGTAAGAAATGATGAATTAAGACAACTAGTATTTCAAAAAAATTCAACAGCAATTGCAGCTATTGGTTTAATGACAGAAGTTTTTTTTGATATTAATAAGATAAATGTTCCAACTCTTATTTTATGGGGAGAAAATGATGATGTGGTTCCTATACGAGTAGGGTATATTTTAAATAAGTTGATAAAAAACTCAAATTTAGAAGTCATTAAAAATTCAGGACATGTTCCTATATTGGATTCAAAAGAGGTTTATCTAAATTATTTGGATAAATTTTTAAATAAAGAAATAGAAAAAAAAGAGAAAAATCAGACTAAAGTTTACTCTAAAGATGAAAAGACAATAATAGCAAATAACACTAAAATAAATTGTAATTCTAGAATTTTAAAAATTATAGATTCAAAGAATCTTCAATTAAATAATTGTAATTTAGAAAAATTAATTATTGTAAATTCAACAGTTTCTTTGATAGATTCAAATATTAATTCAGATAATGTTGCAATAAGTGCTACAAATTCTATTCTTAATATAACGTCAAGTGATATTAAAGGAAGAATAGCAATTGAATTAAATAATTCAAAACTAGATATAGCAGGAACAAATTTAGTTTCTTCTGAAATTTCTATTTTAAGTAAGGGTATTAATCAAGTAATATTTTCTTTGACAACTTTAATTGGACCAATTACAACTAAAGTTTTTCATAAAAAAGTAACAATGCAAAATAATAATAAATTTTAG
- a CDS encoding class I SAM-dependent methyltransferase — protein MRKEFFKNNDNLNALDAQYEAQKIAFAPIIFQVARTMRDLKLLELLSKNKDGLTYLELANKSNLTKYAVQVLCETALSANIVSIKDEKVFLTKIGFFINSDRMTNANMNYNHHVNYLGLFNLEESIKNGKAEGLKVFGNWETIYPALSTLPEEVKNSWFEFDHLYSDSGFPKAIKILKNLKPKNILDIGGNTGKFATLFAKENPEINITIMDLPQQVKLAKQTIYENNITNVSTYEGNILLDETLVPKGFDIIWMSQFLDCFKEEQIVNILNKIRDSIDDNAEICIMEPFWDRQNNETASFCVINTSPYFTAMANGYSKMFKYTDFEKLLIESGLNVIETIDDIGLCQTIIRCKK, from the coding sequence ATGAGAAAAGAATTTTTTAAAAATAATGATAACTTAAATGCTTTAGATGCTCAGTATGAAGCACAAAAAATAGCTTTTGCTCCTATTATATTTCAAGTAGCTAGAACAATGAGAGATTTAAAATTATTAGAATTATTGTCAAAAAATAAAGATGGATTAACTTATTTAGAACTAGCAAATAAATCTAATTTAACAAAATATGCAGTCCAAGTTTTATGTGAAACTGCGTTAAGTGCAAATATAGTTTCGATAAAAGATGAAAAAGTTTTTTTAACAAAAATAGGATTTTTTATAAATAGCGATAGAATGACAAATGCTAATATGAATTATAATCATCATGTTAATTATTTAGGATTGTTCAATTTAGAAGAATCAATCAAAAATGGAAAAGCTGAAGGCTTAAAAGTATTTGGAAATTGGGAAACAATTTATCCAGCTTTATCAACATTACCTGAAGAGGTTAAGAATAGTTGGTTTGAATTTGACCATTTATATTCTGATTCAGGATTTCCAAAAGCAATAAAAATTTTAAAAAATTTAAAGCCTAAAAATATTTTGGATATTGGTGGAAATACAGGAAAATTTGCTACGTTATTTGCAAAAGAAAATCCTGAAATAAATATTACTATTATGGATTTACCACAACAAGTAAAATTAGCAAAACAAACAATTTATGAAAATAATATTACAAATGTTTCAACTTATGAGGGAAATATATTGTTAGATGAAACTTTAGTTCCAAAAGGGTTTGATATTATTTGGATGAGTCAATTCTTGGATTGTTTTAAGGAAGAACAAATAGTTAATATTTTAAATAAAATTAGAGATTCGATTGATGATAATGCTGAAATTTGTATTATGGAACCATTTTGGGATAGACAAAATAATGAAACAGCCTCTTTTTGTGTTATAAATACTTCACCATATTTTACAGCAATGGCAAATGGGTATAGTAAAATGTTTAAATATACAGATTTTGAAAAATTACTTATTGAATCAGGTCTTAATGTAATCGAAACAATTGATGATATAGGATTATGCCAAACAATAATTAGATGTAAAAAATAG
- a CDS encoding phosphatidate cytidylyltransferase translates to MFKIISESSIRIKTALVLFFVFILVSYFDTLFLVWLFLGFFMIVGVSESRKLFGLEHNYLIFQYSAIIWIAAYFYPNPMELVFVSLIAIASIIAYRKKTNPKIILPILYPLVSFLFLLSLYIEFGIQVLWWLLFVVASADTGAYFVGKSIGKTKFCETSPKKTVEGVIGGVLLAGILGPLFALSGISYGSALVISLVVAVSSIFGDLFESYLKREAGVKDSGSLLPGHGGVLDRTDGFLFGAVIMLVLLRIVV, encoded by the coding sequence ATGTTTAAAATAATATCAGAGAGTTCAATACGTATAAAAACGGCATTAGTTCTTTTTTTTGTATTTATATTAGTATCATATTTTGATACATTGTTTTTAGTTTGGTTATTTCTTGGATTTTTTATGATAGTAGGTGTATCAGAATCAAGAAAATTATTTGGGTTAGAACACAATTATCTTATTTTTCAATACTCAGCTATTATATGGATTGCAGCTTATTTTTATCCAAATCCTATGGAATTAGTTTTTGTATCATTGATTGCAATAGCATCAATAATTGCATATAGAAAAAAAACAAATCCTAAAATTATTTTACCAATTTTATATCCTTTAGTTTCTTTTTTATTTTTATTATCTTTATATATTGAATTTGGGATACAAGTTTTATGGTGGTTATTATTTGTTGTAGCAAGTGCAGATACTGGTGCTTATTTTGTAGGTAAAAGTATAGGAAAAACTAAATTTTGTGAAACAAGTCCTAAAAAAACGGTTGAAGGTGTTATTGGAGGAGTTTTATTAGCTGGAATATTAGGTCCATTATTTGCTTTAAGTGGTATTTCTTATGGTTCAGCATTAGTTATTTCTTTGGTTGTTGCTGTTTCTTCAATATTTGGAGATTTATTTGAAAGTTATTTAAAAAGAGAAGCAGGGGTAAAAGACAGTGGTTCTCTTTTACCTGGACATGGTGGAGTTTTAGATAGAACAGATGGATTTTTATTTGGAGCTGTTATAATGCTTGTTCTTTTAAGGATTGTTGTTTGA
- the dxr gene encoding 1-deoxy-D-xylulose-5-phosphate reductoisomerase, translated as MILLGSTGSIGVNTLNIARKFNLNVEVLVAGRNIELLNQQIKEFNPKKVVIDREEDIKLVCHNNISFGEEAILNAIQESSSNTVVNALVGFLGLKPTLKAIECGKKIALANKESLVVAGKFIDQKNLRPIDSEHFGLWYLLQDKKIDSMLITASGGSFRDYPLEKLQNVSIKEALNHPNWSMGNKITIDSATMTNKMFELLEAAWLFDTKKLDAIIETKSLIHALINFKDGSTTAHIANASMQLPIAYAILGHCDEQILKPVDLVEITNLEFRKIESSRYPIWNIKDEVLNNPDLGVVLNAANEVAVSKFLSSQIGFMDISKMTLNAINKFHNLKANNIEDIFEIDKQVRNYCES; from the coding sequence TTGATCCTTCTTGGAAGTACAGGATCAATTGGTGTAAATACTTTAAATATTGCACGTAAATTTAATTTAAATGTTGAAGTTTTAGTAGCTGGAAGAAATATAGAGTTACTAAATCAACAAATAAAAGAATTTAATCCAAAAAAAGTTGTAATTGATAGAGAAGAAGATATAAAACTTGTTTGTCACAACAACATCTCTTTTGGAGAAGAAGCAATTTTAAATGCCATACAAGAGAGTTCATCAAATACTGTTGTAAATGCACTTGTAGGATTTTTAGGTCTAAAACCAACTTTAAAAGCTATAGAGTGTGGGAAAAAAATTGCTCTTGCAAATAAAGAATCTTTAGTTGTAGCCGGAAAATTTATAGACCAAAAAAACTTACGTCCAATAGATAGTGAACACTTTGGTCTTTGGTATTTACTTCAAGATAAAAAAATAGATTCAATGCTTATAACTGCAAGTGGTGGTTCTTTTAGGGATTATCCACTTGAAAAACTTCAGAATGTTTCCATAAAAGAAGCGTTAAATCATCCAAACTGGTCAATGGGAAATAAAATAACTATTGATAGTGCAACTATGACAAATAAAATGTTTGAGCTACTTGAAGCTGCTTGGCTTTTTGATACAAAAAAATTGGATGCAATAATTGAAACAAAATCTTTAATTCATGCTTTAATAAATTTTAAAGATGGAAGTACAACCGCCCATATAGCAAATGCTTCTATGCAACTTCCAATTGCATATGCAATACTTGGACATTGTGATGAGCAAATTTTAAAGCCAGTTGATTTGGTTGAAATTACAAATTTAGAATTTAGAAAAATAGAGAGTTCAAGATATCCAATTTGGAATATTAAAGATGAAGTATTAAATAATCCTGATTTAGGAGTAGTTTTAAATGCAGCAAATGAAGTGGCTGTTTCTAAATTTTTAAGTTCACAAATTGGTTTTATGGATATTTCAAAAATGACTTTAAATGCAATTAATAAATTTCATAATTTAAAAGCTAATAATATAGAAGATATTTTTGAAATTGATAAACAAGTAAGGAATTATTGTGAGTCTTGA
- a CDS encoding DUF1566 domain-containing protein, whose product MKYLFLIFVLFNFIEAKIYRDGSKEIVIDDSAKLMWVDNVSVIKNMKNHDDGEKYCNEITHGGFSNWRLPKIEEFELIVDKKNTRNYINKAFKYNVPDGYWAYKAHWRTFWYYADYMHFVSGTPYFDSRHKTKYIRCVRDY is encoded by the coding sequence ATGAAATATTTGTTTTTAATATTTGTTTTATTCAATTTTATTGAAGCAAAAATTTATAGAGATGGCTCAAAAGAGATAGTTATTGATGATAGTGCAAAATTAATGTGGGTTGATAATGTTTCAGTTATTAAAAATATGAAAAATCATGATGATGGTGAAAAATATTGTAATGAGATAACACATGGTGGTTTTAGCAATTGGAGACTTCCAAAAATAGAAGAGTTTGAATTAATTGTAGATAAAAAAAATACAAGAAATTATATCAATAAAGCATTTAAATATAATGTTCCTGATGGATATTGGGCATATAAAGCACATTGGAGAACTTTTTGGTATTATGCTGATTATATGCATTTTGTAAGTGGAACACCATATTTTGATAGCAGGCATAAAACTAAATATATTAGATGTGTAAGAGATTATTAA
- a CDS encoding RBBP9/YdeN family alpha/beta hydrolase: MSKRVLILHGLSGSDFPHWQSQLAMDLIKENFIVSFPSFPNKNEPKLNEWKEFLKKELEHFKPNIVVCHSLANILWFHTCDELDIKLDKLMLVAPVSRNRDIPEAKTFFPYPIAKDLKANEIIMAASTNDPYMSIEEAIELQSKLNIGMKIMENAGHINAASGFGKLDCALDWIKRVDECQINEELEK; the protein is encoded by the coding sequence TTGAGTAAAAGAGTTTTAATACTTCATGGATTAAGTGGAAGTGATTTTCCACATTGGCAATCACAGTTAGCTATGGATTTAATAAAAGAGAACTTTATTGTCTCTTTTCCTTCTTTTCCTAATAAAAATGAGCCAAAGTTAAATGAATGGAAAGAGTTCTTAAAAAAAGAGCTAGAACATTTTAAACCAAATATTGTAGTTTGTCACTCATTAGCAAATATTTTATGGTTTCATACTTGTGATGAACTTGATATAAAACTTGATAAATTAATGTTAGTTGCACCTGTTTCAAGAAATAGAGATATTCCTGAAGCGAAAACCTTCTTCCCTTATCCAATAGCAAAAGATTTAAAAGCAAATGAAATAATTATGGCAGCTTCAACAAATGACCCATATATGAGTATTGAAGAAGCTATAGAACTTCAATCTAAATTGAATATCGGTATGAAAATTATGGAAAATGCAGGACATATAAATGCAGCTTCTGGATTTGGAAAACTTGATTGTGCATTAGATTGGATAAAAAGAGTTGATGAATGTCAAATAAATGAAGAGTTAGAAAAATGA
- the tsaD gene encoding tRNA (adenosine(37)-N6)-threonylcarbamoyltransferase complex transferase subunit TsaD yields the protein MILSIESSCDDSSLAITDIKTNKLIYHKKISQEIQHSFYGGVVPELAARLHVEALPKILEECKEYFPSLKAIAVTNAPGLSVTLTEGVTMAKALSISLNLPLIAVNHLKGHIYSLFIEKNEVLPMTVLLVSGGHTQIIEANSLYDMKVIASTMDDSFGESFDKVSKMLGLGYPGGPIVQEYGLKGDENRFELPIPLSQSSKIEFSYSGLKNAVRMQIEKLENQEGGIKEQNKYDLCASFQKTAVLHIMQKLKKLFKQKTPKNFAIVGGASANIYLRSQLEELCKKSNTNLYLSELKYCADNAAMIGRVAVEQYKQNDFIRIKDIDVQSRIKELVWA from the coding sequence ATGATTTTGAGTATAGAATCTTCATGTGATGATAGTTCTCTTGCTATAACAGATATAAAAACTAATAAATTAATTTATCATAAAAAAATATCTCAAGAGATACAACATAGTTTTTATGGAGGAGTAGTTCCTGAGCTTGCAGCTAGGCTTCATGTTGAGGCATTACCAAAAATTCTTGAAGAGTGTAAAGAATATTTTCCTTCATTAAAAGCAATAGCTGTTACAAATGCACCAGGACTATCTGTTACTTTAACAGAAGGTGTAACAATGGCAAAAGCTTTATCTATTTCTTTAAATCTTCCATTAATTGCTGTTAATCATCTAAAAGGACATATCTATTCACTTTTTATTGAAAAAAATGAAGTTTTACCAATGACTGTTTTATTAGTTTCAGGTGGACATACTCAAATTATTGAAGCAAATAGTTTATACGATATGAAAGTAATTGCAAGTACAATGGATGATAGTTTTGGAGAGAGTTTTGATAAAGTTTCTAAAATGTTAGGACTTGGATATCCAGGTGGACCAATTGTTCAAGAGTATGGTTTAAAAGGTGATGAAAATAGATTTGAATTACCTATTCCTCTTAGCCAAAGTTCTAAAATAGAGTTCTCTTATTCAGGACTTAAAAATGCAGTTAGAATGCAAATAGAAAAGCTTGAAAATCAAGAAGGTGGAATTAAAGAACAAAATAAATATGATCTTTGTGCATCTTTTCAAAAAACGGCAGTTTTACATATTATGCAAAAATTAAAAAAACTATTTAAACAAAAAACTCCAAAAAATTTCGCAATAGTGGGTGGAGCTAGTGCTAATATATATTTACGTTCACAGCTTGAAGAGTTATGTAAAAAATCAAATACAAATTTATATCTTAGTGAATTAAAATATTGTGCTGATAATGCAGCGATGATTGGACGAGTTGCAGTTGAGCAATATAAACAAAATGATTTTATTAGAATTAAAGATATAGATGTTCAATCAAGAATCAAGGAGTTAGTATGGGCTTAG
- a CDS encoding translation initiation factor SUI1, whose amino-acid sequence MGLADKLAFGLGAKLEGNSFDTVKEDKKKPKKSSNEIIPKNQHQLVFTFEKRNGKPVTNVGRFNISLDEKKEVLKLLKKKLACGGAINEEWLELQGDVKDKIKIILESDGWKFRK is encoded by the coding sequence ATGGGCTTAGCAGATAAATTAGCTTTTGGATTGGGTGCAAAACTAGAGGGAAATAGTTTTGATACAGTAAAAGAAGATAAAAAAAAACCAAAAAAATCATCAAATGAAATAATTCCAAAAAATCAACATCAATTAGTTTTTACTTTTGAAAAAAGAAATGGAAAACCAGTTACAAATGTAGGAAGATTTAATATCTCTTTGGATGAAAAAAAAGAAGTTCTAAAACTTCTAAAGAAAAAACTAGCTTGTGGTGGAGCTATAAATGAAGAGTGGCTTGAACTTCAAGGTGATGTAAAAGATAAAATAAAAATTATTTTAGAAAGTGATGGTTGGAAATTTAGAAAATAA